GGAGCGGCCCGCCACCTGCCGGTAATCGCCGTATACGTACGTCTGCTGATGGCCGTCGTAGTCGGTGAAGTCGAGCCGCGTCAGCAAATAGGTATGCGGATCGTAGTAGCGGCGTTCGACGAGACCGTTGCGGGGCGTAACCTCAACGACGAGCGCCGGCGAATCGCCGGTCGATAGGCCGAGGAGCCGAACGCCGCTCTCCGGATTTTGCGCGTTGCGCATCGACGCGACGAACGGGTCGAGCTCGGCATAGATCCCCGTCGTCGGCAGCACGAGTCCGTTCTCGTCCTGTTGCCACCGCACGCCGGCGTCGGCGCCGTACGATGTGGCAAAGCCGCCGATGCGAACGGTCGTGCGAAAGTTGCGTCCGTCCGTAAGCGTTTCGGTGGTCCAGACGTCTCCGAGCGCAGATCGCTCTTGCGAGACGACGCGATAGGTTCCGGCCTCGAGCGAGCCGACGGCGTGCTTGTTCCGTTCGAAGAGCTGCGCCGTCGTGATGTCCGCCGGCGCGTAACCTTGCGCACCCGAAGCGGGTACGGCGAGCGCCGCGAGCACCACGAGAAGCGCGGCGCCCGTACGAGCAGACATGGCCTCGTTGTTTGGTCGAGCGGCCCGTGGCTACCTCCGGGCGCAGGATTTGGCGGCGGCCGCGAGCGACTAGCCTGCGTGGCCGCTAAAAAGGCCGCGGCGCTTGAATTCGAACGCCGCGGATTGACCGACGAACAGCTCGTCGCGATGCTTCGCACGATGGTGATGCAGCGCACCCTCGAGAACCGCGGCTTTCAGCTCAATCGCCAAGGGAAGATTCCGTTCGCGTCGGCGAGCGAGGGGCACGAGGCCGTGCAGGCCGGAGCCGCGATGGCCTTCGCACGCGGCAAAGATATTCTCGTTCCGTACTATCGCGATCTCGGTCTCGCGCTCGGGATCGGCGTGACGCCCTTCGAGGTGCTGCTCTCGCTCTTTGCGCGCGCGGCCGACCACTCGGCGGGGCGACAGTTCCCACATCACTACGCGAGCCGAAAGCTCGGCGTGCAGACGATCAGTTCGGTGATCGCCGCGCAACTGCCGCACGCGGTCGGCGCGGCCTACGCGCTGCAGTACCGCGGCGAGCGCGGCCGTGCGGTCCTGACCACCTTCGGTGACGGCGCGACGAGCGAGGGCGAGTGGCACGAATCGCTCAACTTCGCGGCCGTCCACAGGTTGCCGGTCGTCTTTCTCTGCGAGAACAACGAGTGGGCGATCTCGACGCCGCTCTCCAAACAGATGGGGCAGCCCGATGTCTACAAGCGCGCCGAGGGTTACGGCATCCCGGGCGCGGTCGTGGACGGAATGGATCCGATCGCCTGCTACGCTGCCGTCCTCGAGGCGTTCGAGCGGGCGCGCTCCGGCGGCGGACCGACGCTCGTCGAGGCGAAGTGCTACCGCTTCCTCTCACACACGACCGACGACGACGACCGCACCTACCGCTCGCGCGAAGAGGTCGAGGCGCGCCGGCGCGACGACCCCGTCCCGTGCTTCGAGCGCCTCCTCATCGAGCGCGGGGTCCTGACCGAGCAGGGCGCGGAAGCATTGAAGCGTTCCGTCCTCGAAGAGACCAACGACGCCACAGATCGGGCCGAGGCGATGGCCTATCCGCAGGCGCGAGACCTTTACGATCGCGTCTATGCGGAGAGTTGGGAGCCCTGGGCGTAGGAAGTAGGACGATGGCTAGTACCGACATTGCGCCCGGGAGGCTCGAGCGCCGCGGCCTGAACGACGAGCAGTTACGCGCGATCTTCCGCAACATGCTCCTGCAGCGCCAACTCGACAATCGCGGCTTTCAACTCAACCGTCAGGGGAAGGTACCGTTCGCGCTCGGCAGCGAGGGGCACGAAGCGCTGCAGGCCGGCGCGGCGATGGCTTTCAATCGCGGCACGGATATCCTCGCGCCCTACTACCGCGATCTCGGCCTCTGTCTCGGCATCGGGCTCTCGCCCTACGAGATCATGCTCTCGATCTTCGCCCGCGCCGCCGATCACAACGGCGGGCGTCAGTTTCCGAATCACTACTCGTCGAAGGCCGCCGGCCTCATGTCGTTCTCCTCGATTCTCGCGGCGCATCTTCCGCATGCCGTCGGCGCCGCATACGCGATCAAGTATCGCGGCGAGGCAGGCCGAGCGGTGCTGGCGACCTGCGGCGACGGCACGACGAGCGAAGGCGAGTGGCACGAGTCCATGAACTTCGCGGCCATCCACAAGCTGCCGTTCGTCATGCTCGTCGAGAACAACGAGTGGGCGATCTCGACGCCGCTCGCAAAGCAGATGGCGCAGCCCGAGATCTGGAGGCGCGCCGCGGGCTACGGCATGCCGGGATCGCGCTTCAACGGCTTCGATCCGATCGAGACGTACGCGGCGGTGAAAGAGGCGATGGATCGCGCGCGCGGCGGCGGCGGCCCGACCCTCATCGAAGGAACGTGCTATCGCTATCTCGCGCACTCGACCGACGACAACGACATGACCTATCGCACGCGCGAAGCCGTCGACGAGCGGCGCAAGCAGGATCCGGTTCCGGCGTTCGAGGCGGTGCTCGTCGAGCACGGCATCCTGACGCCGCAAGACGTCGCCGAGCTGCGCAAAGACGTCTTGCGCGAGACGAACGAGGCGACCGACGCGGCCGAGGCGCTGCCGTATCCCGCGCCCGCCGATCTCTACACCCACGTCTACGAAGGAGCATGGGAGCCGTGGCAGTCGTAACCGGCACGGAATCTACCGTCATGAACAACGTCGAGGCGGTTCGCGCGACGTTGTACGAAGCGCTGCGGAGCGACGAGCGGGTGTTGATCCTCGGCGAAGACGTCGGCGCGCGCGGCAACGTCTTCCTGATCACGAAGGATTTCATCGGCGAGTTCGGCGAGCGGCGCATCATCGACACGCCGATCGCCGAGGCCTCGATCGTCGGCATCGCCGTCGGCATGGCGATGGAGGGGCTGCGCCCGATCGCCGAGATCCAGTTTGCCGACTTCATCTATCCGTCGTTCAACCAGATCGTCGGCGAAGCGGCGAAGATCCGCTACCGCTCGAACGGCGAGTACACGTGTCCGATGGTCATTCGCACGCCGTACGGCGGCGGCGTCCGCGGCGCGCTCTCGCACTCGATCTCGGTCGAGGCGCTCTTCTATCACGTTCCCGGACTGAAGATCGTCGCGCCGTCGTTCCCGGCCGACGTC
The sequence above is drawn from the Candidatus Binatia bacterium genome and encodes:
- a CDS encoding thiamine pyrophosphate-dependent dehydrogenase E1 component subunit alpha yields the protein MTDEQLVAMLRTMVMQRTLENRGFQLNRQGKIPFASASEGHEAVQAGAAMAFARGKDILVPYYRDLGLALGIGVTPFEVLLSLFARAADHSAGRQFPHHYASRKLGVQTISSVIAAQLPHAVGAAYALQYRGERGRAVLTTFGDGATSEGEWHESLNFAAVHRLPVVFLCENNEWAISTPLSKQMGQPDVYKRAEGYGIPGAVVDGMDPIACYAAVLEAFERARSGGGPTLVEAKCYRFLSHTTDDDDRTYRSREEVEARRRDDPVPCFERLLIERGVLTEQGAEALKRSVLEETNDATDRAEAMAYPQARDLYDRVYAESWEPWA
- a CDS encoding thiamine pyrophosphate-dependent dehydrogenase E1 component subunit alpha encodes the protein MASTDIAPGRLERRGLNDEQLRAIFRNMLLQRQLDNRGFQLNRQGKVPFALGSEGHEALQAGAAMAFNRGTDILAPYYRDLGLCLGIGLSPYEIMLSIFARAADHNGGRQFPNHYSSKAAGLMSFSSILAAHLPHAVGAAYAIKYRGEAGRAVLATCGDGTTSEGEWHESMNFAAIHKLPFVMLVENNEWAISTPLAKQMAQPEIWRRAAGYGMPGSRFNGFDPIETYAAVKEAMDRARGGGGPTLIEGTCYRYLAHSTDDNDMTYRTREAVDERRKQDPVPAFEAVLVEHGILTPQDVAELRKDVLRETNEATDAAEALPYPAPADLYTHVYEGAWEPWQS